A window of Pedococcus badiiscoriae genomic DNA:
GTCGTCGGCGCACCGCCACGCGACCGCCAGGACCTCGTCGTCCGTGTGCTCCGCGAGCCAGGTGCGGGCACGAAGCCCCGACAGGACGTGCGGACCCATCGGGGCAGCCACCGGGCCCGTCGCCTCGGTGAGCTCGACGAAGGGGGTCCGCTCCTCCAGGGGGCGCTGCAGGGTGATGACGCCGAAGCCGATCGCAGTCACGCCGCGGGAGGCGAAGTCGTCGAGCCACGCGGCATACATCGTCGCGAACTCGGTGGTGGCACTGTGGTGACCTCCGTCTCGCGACCAGGTCTCGGCATACTCCGCCGGGTCCTGCACGTCGCGCTGCACGATCCACGCGTCGAGCCCGGTGCCGGCGACCCAGCCACGCACCCGGTCACGCCAGTCGGCGTCGCCGACCACCTCCCAGTTGCCGAGGAACTGCGCGACCCCACCCGGTTCGAGGTGCGCGCCGATCGAGCGCACGAGGTCGGCGACGATCGCGTCACCGGCCTGCCCACCGTCGCGGTACTCGAACAGCGGGACGTCGGGGGTCCTGGGTGTGATGACGAACGGCGGGTTGCTGACGATGAGCCCGAACCGCTGTCCTGACACGGGATCCAGCATCGAACCCTCGACGACGTCCCAGGCGCACTCGTTCAGCAGGGCGTTGAACCGGGCGAAGTCCAGCGCCCGGGTGGAGATGTCGGTGACGGTGATCTGCCGGGCGTGGGCACCCAGGTGCAGCGCCTGGACCCCGCACCCGGTCCCGAGGTCGAGGGCCCGCTCGACGGCGGGCCGCGGCGTCCAGGACGCCAAGGTCGTCGAGGCACCACCGATGCCCAGGACGTGGTCCTCACGCAGGGGCGCCCGGGTCTGCAGCTCGGTGAGGTCGGAGGCGACCCACCACTCGTGGCTGTCATCCCCGTAGGGACGTAGGTCGCAGGTCGCCACCACCCCGGGGCCCTGGTCGCGCACCAGGCCGAGCGAGGTCGCGCCGACCACCCCCAGCGTGGGCAGTGCCGCAGCTGCCTCCTCGCTGTCGACCGCATCCCCGAGCGCGAAGAGCCGCACCAGGGTCGCGAGCGGGGTGTCGACGTCGACGGTGACCCGCTGGGCTGGAAGCACCTGCTCACGGGCGAGGGCGGCCGCTGCGAGCGGTCCCAGCAGCTCGCCGACCGCTTCGACCGTGTATGCCGCGGCGCCGAGGTCGGCCCGCAGGCGGGCGACCAGCTCGGGGTCGGCGACCGGCGTGGGAGCGCTCATCCGTCGAGCAGGCCGCCGAGGTTGAAGCCGCCTCCGCCGCTACCGCCCTGGGGGGCGGGCGGGGTCCACTCGCTCGGCTGGACGATGACGAAACCCGGCCCGGAGAAGGCGTACTGGAAGGCCTCGCCCGAGCCGCCGCGCAGCATCGACCGCACGTTCATGCTCGAGACCACCTGCGGCACGAGGTTGGCCGACCAGCCGACGCAGGCCTGCACGTCGACGTAGGTGGGCTGCTGGCTGCAGTCGAGGATCACCGGTTGCCCGACGGTGTGGATGGCGACCGTGCCGTTGCCTTGGAGGGTCGTGTTGAACAGGCCGCCGCTGAGCATGCCCGCCCCCTGCACGCGCTTGATGTCCCACGCGATGCTGGAGTCGAAGGCCAGCAGGTTGCGCGCGTTGAGCGACAGCGCATCCCCGGCGAGGTCGATGAGGAAGACGAACCCTGCCTCGGACGCGAAGAAGACGTCGCCCTCGCCGGACACCCGCATCAACGAGACGTCCTCGCCGGTCACGACCTTCTTGAACAGCTTGCCGACGCTGCCGGCCTTCTCGTGGTCGAAGCGGATCTGGCCCTGGTAGGACACCATCGCCCCCTTGACCGCGAGCACGTCGCCACCGAGGTGGACCCGCAGCATCTGGGGGTTCTGCAGCGCGAACCGCTGCTGCGCCTGGACTTCGAGGTTGGCCTGGTCAAAGAGCGGACTCTGCATGGCCCCAGCCTAGGATGCGGGCCCGTTCGTCGACAGGCGATAGGCGTACCAGGTGCCCCGCTGCGCCCCGAGCCGGTCGTAGAGCCGTTGCGCCGGCTCGTTGTCGGGGGCGGTCTCCCACGCCAACCACTGCATCCCGCGGTCGGCCGCGAGCTGCCGGCACGCCTCGATGAGGCCCGCGCCCACCCCTGCCCCCCGGGCGCGTTCGGTGACGAACAGGTCCTCCATCACCGCGAGCGGCTGCGCGAGGGTGGTGTCCCAGCTCCAGAGCATCGTGGCGTGGCCGATCGCCCCACCCGAGTCGTCGCGGGCGATCAGCTGGGTGCCGCCGGAGCCCTCCTCGAGGAACGCCCGGCTCATCGCCTCCAGCGCCTCGTCCGGCGGCTCGCTCTCGTAGAACGTGCAGTAGGCCCGCATCAGGGGCAGGAGGTCCGCCAGGTCATCCGGCGCGACCGGCTCGATGTGGAACGAACGCTCCGGGTCCATGGCGCGACCCTACGCGGGGTCGTGGACCCCGCGGCATACCTGCGGCGGAAGGCCTCTGGAGAAGCCGCAGGGCCGGCCCACCCGAGTGGGTGAGCCGGCCCTGCGGTGTCACGAGACTGGCCCGTATGCCGTGCGGAGCTAGCGGTTGACCGGCTCCTCGACCACGTCCGTGGCCGGGTCGGTGGCCGCGTCGACGGCCCGGCCGGGCGCGGTCTCGGCCTCGCCGGAGTCCGGCGCGGCGGCGTCGTACCGTGCGGCGGCCGCACCGTCCTCGTCACCACCGATCGCCAGGTCACGGGCCTTGGACACCGCGACGGCCGCGATGACGATGATGATCGCGGCGGCGGCGATGCCGTAACGGACCACCTTGTTGGCGTCGTCGCCGATGGACAGGGTCACGATCGCCGGCGCGATGAGCACCGAGACGAGGTTCATGACCTTGATCAGCGGGTTGATGGCCGGACCGGCGGTGTCCTTGAACGGGTCGCCGACGGTGTCACCGATGACGGTGGCCGCGTGGGCGTCGCTGCCCTTGCCGCCGTGCGTGCCGTCCTCGACGATCTTCTTGGCGTTGTCCCACGACCCACCGGAGTTGGCGAGGAACACCGCCATGAGGCACCCGGTGCCGATGGCACCGGCCAGGAAGCCGGCGAGCGGCCCGATGCCGAGGCCGAAGCCGACGGCAACCGGGGTGAGCGCGGCCAGCAGACCCGGCGTCGCGAGCTCACGCAGCGAGTCCTTGGTGCAGATGTCGACCACGCGGCCGTACTCGGGCTTCTCGGTGTAGTCCATGATCCCGGGGTGGTCGCGGAACTGGCGACGCACCTCGAAGACGATGGCGCCGGCAGCGCGGGTCACCGCGTTGATGGCGAGGCCGGAGAACAGGAACACGACGGCCGCACCGAGCAGCAG
This region includes:
- a CDS encoding N5-glutamine methyltransferase family protein, whose translation is MSAPTPVADPELVARLRADLGAAAYTVEAVGELLGPLAAAALAREQVLPAQRVTVDVDTPLATLVRLFALGDAVDSEEAAAALPTLGVVGATSLGLVRDQGPGVVATCDLRPYGDDSHEWWVASDLTELQTRAPLREDHVLGIGGASTTLASWTPRPAVERALDLGTGCGVQALHLGAHARQITVTDISTRALDFARFNALLNECAWDVVEGSMLDPVSGQRFGLIVSNPPFVITPRTPDVPLFEYRDGGQAGDAIVADLVRSIGAHLEPGGVAQFLGNWEVVGDADWRDRVRGWVAGTGLDAWIVQRDVQDPAEYAETWSRDGGHHSATTEFATMYAAWLDDFASRGVTAIGFGVITLQRPLEERTPFVELTEATGPVAAPMGPHVLSGLRARTWLAEHTDDEVLAVAWRCADDVTEERHGRPGAQDPSVILLRQGGGLRRAVRLDTVGAALVSVCDGTLTAAAALAAIAELLGSEVGAVRAEAVPLVRELVADGLLV
- a CDS encoding AIM24 family protein is translated as MQSPLFDQANLEVQAQQRFALQNPQMLRVHLGGDVLAVKGAMVSYQGQIRFDHEKAGSVGKLFKKVVTGEDVSLMRVSGEGDVFFASEAGFVFLIDLAGDALSLNARNLLAFDSSIAWDIKRVQGAGMLSGGLFNTTLQGNGTVAIHTVGQPVILDCSQQPTYVDVQACVGWSANLVPQVVSSMNVRSMLRGGSGEAFQYAFSGPGFVIVQPSEWTPPAPQGGSGGGGFNLGGLLDG
- a CDS encoding GNAT family N-acetyltransferase yields the protein MDPERSFHIEPVAPDDLADLLPLMRAYCTFYESEPPDEALEAMSRAFLEEGSGGTQLIARDDSGGAIGHATMLWSWDTTLAQPLAVMEDLFVTERARGAGVGAGLIEACRQLAADRGMQWLAWETAPDNEPAQRLYDRLGAQRGTWYAYRLSTNGPAS